The following proteins are co-located in the Ammospiza caudacuta isolate bAmmCau1 chromosome 20, bAmmCau1.pri, whole genome shotgun sequence genome:
- the KIAA0753 gene encoding protein moonraker isoform X5, with protein sequence MVPSKTAVSDDAFAFTSQRYRNEAKALQTQLQFNRNVPAVPENLALRFSHPRPIIIEKLKASSDKGNLVGSEDLSLRSSGMFSVVSEERLKWAVQLAKRDIKQRRLEEQVKQQVFGDVVSTPLWTEKSQPRKTEVFASRENENTPKSETQLTCQQRLAQPSQGESASSDTNVHLCLVKEGKPVAAVLDSPPTRHTGPDHKPNLNKKEHQNMQEVQRLQKELRNYVQKIEDFIKKGRDRELLDPENEQRLCARRQQQAARSARMLYVLQQQVKEIQDDLEKLSPHTIKHTKKSRAVSRLAAAHRGAVRTLQAFANQFTDQTDEQIPAHYKELGSLIRQLSLCSAKLEGDSSISEAIIDILLQVEDLNSLLESKQTPKTVKKCISASQAKSPRNTETYPDRKHFLSPKGENKPLTLKRQHEQESKKPPCARSLLTAVQQANSCARILHNKYQEESGRPTSERSATLQGSTDVLVRARAVKKESVLESAALKKKGVLLPAKPQGMLKSLKSRRAHPPGKPARFQEPTIAFQLKENKRPVKESRMPRVPSKPAPWSVSPERLARLEAKNSRGVKVLTDLCRGEMEKTQKLRSQTVSPDRCADKAEKERQEWSEPPFDRTQPVATNADILSEKLLDDLLEDTAQELWSMDQHERLQAEALPLADTYSLESMLQRMEEIEMYQEAVRRRVTQIVYSDSHLWAQQDNMELQMASTAKKLAPPHPVQMTKLISHGELETDILFEKPFDSTDIDENKEAEEKLQTGNDILQPLLLNSLQNAYSVSLSVPSNVLQSILDYNSRYKHHLKLISHEAVGSFDPWQIAESLAEQLTEEALCDVAAELQDVCEDYAEAVFTSEFLQPVQ encoded by the exons ATGGTACCAAGCAAGACAGCGGTGTCTGATGATGCGTTTGCATTCACCAGCCAGCGATACAGGAATGAAGCTAAAGCTTTACAAACACAG CTCCAGTTTAATAGAAATGTTCCTGCAGTTCCAGAGAACTTGGCTCTCAGATTCTCTCACCCCCGTCCAATTATAATAGAAAAACTGAAGGCATCCAGTGATAAGGGAAATCTCGTTGGAAGTGAGGACCTCAGCCTGAGAAGCTCTGGGATGTTCTCAGTGGTGTCTGAAGAGAGACTTAAATGGGCTGTTCAGCTGGCAAAAAGGGACATCAAACAAAGACGTCTCGAAGAACAAGTAAAACAGCAGGTATTTGGAGATGTCGTCAGCACACCATTGTGGACAGAGAAATCACAACCACGGAAGACTGAAGTATTTGCAAGTCGAGAAAATGAAAATACCCCGAAGTCTGAGACTCAGTTGACGTGTCAGCAGAGGCTTGCCCAGCCTTCCCAAGGAGAGTCTGCCAGCTCTGACACCAACGTTCATCTCTGCCTCGTTAAGGAAGGAAAGCCAGTAGCAGCTGTTTTGGACTCTCCTCCCACCCGGCACACAGGACCGGACCACAAGccaaatttaaataaaaaagaacatcAAAATATGCAAGAAGTTCAGCGTCTGCAAAAAGAATTGAGGAACTATGTCCAGAAAATTgaagattttattaaaaaag GGAGAGATAGAGAACTTCTAGATCCTGAAAACGAGCAGCGGCTTTGCGCTAGGAGACAGCAACAAGCTGCACGGTCAGCTCGGATGCTGTatgtgctccagcagcag GTAAAAGAAATTCAGGACGATTTAGAGAAACTGAGTCCTCATACAATCAAACATACTAAAAAG tcTCGAGCAGTATCCAGGTTGGCAGCAGCACATAGAGGAGCTGTACGAACCTTGCAGGCATTTGCCAATCAGTTTACAGATCAAACAGATGAGCAGATTCCTGCCCATTACAAGGAACTGGGCAGTCTCATTCGTCAACtgtctctctgctctgccaaaCTAGAAGGGGATTCTTCCATTTCTGAAGCTATCATAGACATTTTGCTGCAAGTTGAG GATCTGAATTCACTGCTAGAAAGCAAGCAAACACCAAAAACAGTGAAGAAATGCATTTCAGCTTCTCAGGCCAAATCTCCAAGGAACACTGAGACATATCCAGACAGAAAGCACTTTCTGTCTccaaaaggagaaaacaaaccTCTCACCTTAAAGAGACAGCATGAACAAGAGTCTAAAAAACCTCCATGTGCCAGGAGTCTTTTGACTG CAGTTCAACAGGCAAACAGTTGTGCTCGTATATTACACAATAAATACCAAGAAGAAAGTGGCCGACCTACTTCAGAGAGAAGTGCCACTTTGCAAGGAAGCACAGATGTACTGGTGAGAGCTAGAGCTGTAAAAAAGGAGTCTGTCCTTGAAAGTGCTGCTTTGAAGAAGAAAGGTGTGTTATTGCCTGCAAAACCACAG GGAATGCTGAAATCTTTAAAATCAAGACGGGCACACCCTCCAGGAAAGCCTGCCCGATTTCAAGAGCCAACTATAGCTTTCCAGCTAAAAGAGAACAAACGACCTGTTAAGGAGAGCAGAATGCCTCGCGTGCCTTCAAAGCCTGCACCTTGGTCTGTTTCACCGGAGCG ACTAGCAAGGCTTGAAGCAAAAAATTCAAGAGGAGTGAAGGTTCTAACTGACCTTTGCagaggagaaatggaaaaaacacagaagttAAG GTCACAAACTGTTTCTCCAGACCGGTGTGCAGACAAAGCTGAGAAGGAGAGACAGGAGTGGTCAGAGCCTCCATTTGACAGAACACAG cCGGTTGCAACAAATGCAGATATTCTGAGTGAAAAGCTATTGGATGATCTTTTGGAAGATACTGCTCAGGAACTGTGGAGCATGGATCAGCATGAGAGACTGCAGGCTGAGGCCCTACCTCTGGCTGACACTTACAGCCTGGAGTCAATGTTGCAAAGAATGGAAGAAATTGAA ATGTACCAGGAGGCTGTCCGCAGGAGAGTCACCCAGATTGTCTACAGTGACTCCCACTTGTGGGCCCAGCAAGACAACATGG AACTACAAATGGCGTCAACAGCTAAAAAACTTGCACCTCCTCATCCAGTTCAGATGACCAAATTAATCAGCCATGGAGAGCTGGAAACAGACATTTTATTTGAGAAACCTTTTGACAGCAC tGATATTGATGAAAATAAAGAAGCAGAGGAGAAATTGCAGACTGGAAATGATATTCTGCAGCCCTTGCTTCTGAATTCTCTACAGAACGCATATTCTGTGTCTCTGTCTGTGCCAAGCAATGTGCTCCAGAGCATCTTGGATTATAACAGCAGATACAAGCATCATTTAAAGCTTATTTCTCATGAGGCTGTGGGCAGTTTCGATCCATGGCAGATTGCTGAGAG TCTTGCAGAGCAACTGACAGAAGAAGCCCTGTGTGAcgtggcagcagagctgcaggatgttTGTGAGGACTATGCAGAAGCTGTATTTACATCAGAGTTTTTGCAGCCAGTGCAGTGA